The Manduca sexta isolate Smith_Timp_Sample1 unplaced genomic scaffold, JHU_Msex_v1.0 HiC_scaffold_3375, whole genome shotgun sequence genomic interval ACTTGCAACGAAAGCTCGTCAGCGAGCCGAGGCGGACAGTTATCTCGGCCGGCAtccggtattttataaaatgttattgtaatttaaaattgttacctCACTGCCATTGATTCAGGTGGAGACGGGGTAAAGTAATTGTCCGGCCGATGCTCCGTCCATGGATATGCTTTAGAGAAACAACCGTAGATTCCATAGCACCGTTCCAACTCATAGTCCTCTAAAAAAACAAGCTTATTAGGAATACAATTTATATCCAGAGCaggatatgataaaaaaaaatattagctaaTGTGGgtaatatattcaaattcaaaataagaatgACATTAAAAAGTTCGACTTTCATATGTTGTATAAAATTCCACTAACCACTAAAACTGGCTGGAAAGTTAGTGACGTCCGTAGAATTCTGTTTATCCATCAACACCATGATTGTCTGCAGCATCAACGTTGCACTTGTTCTGTTATACATCTTGTGTACAAACACTTTCACACATAAAAATGGCAACTGTGCGAAACGCAGTGCGCGAGTACCGACCGCGTGTGCGTTGTGCCAGAGTATCAATAAGTTTAGCGTAATATGATCTGCGATTGACCCGGACGCTTAACAATGCTGTTGCTAATTGTCGAGTTGACAGTGGaatgtgaaataaaatgtatggaacTCGTCTGCCGTTTATATAGAGAGTGAATGCATTGAACATACACTACCTCGCATTGTTACCTAACAGATCCTCATAGCTTCTAGTTCACAGACGTTCCGGGATACGCCGATAACAGGGGTTACAACGTTATCgaagttataaaaacaattgacgCACGAACAGTCTGGCAGATTGTAATGCAACATGGCCTATAGTAACACGCACCTTCTACACGCCAACAcgtgttttgtatgtttatactGGAGAAATTAATCAGGGATTTTCACTGTTATTACGATAGCTGAAAAATCACTGTATTTCCttttatgaaaacaattatACTTCGTTATAAAGACGGCATATATTCCAAGACGTAAACATAAAAGTTATGAAAGTGAAAAGCAcaataaaaacgataaaaaacaAGTAGACTACAGTAAACAATCTTGGACTTTGTAGTTTTGATAGTGCCTTCCAATTaacgaaacaaaattaatgtgtaAACACCGTTTTTATCTgccaattaattattaaatgacgTTAGCATAAAGGATCCGGCACTGCTAAATTTAGAATTGTCATTataagttaaaacaaatttttaagaAACTATAATACCTATTTTTGGCGCAGAGTTTGcataaagtttgttttagtttacATCCTAAATGAGCAGTTTttgaagaataatttatttaggaaatCATAAGTATTCTTGTTTCAGtcttaaaactttatttcattttattacttgactcaagtaaacaaacacacatcacctcaaaagtcacaaaaatatatcatgcaAAAACATTATCCACTATAATAGTCATATTCTTTTACAAAACCTCAATTTCAAATAATCCTATAAAAATCATCCACTAATAATGGAGAAacgtcaaaaaaaattaaattattatctaactacataaatgcatataaattcataatttttaacaaaactagtcactaaaaattaaactaatgttACGAATGTACTCTGCGTGACTTGTTCTTGGATGGTGTTGAAGAAAAATTGCAATTGAAAGTCATATCATCAGTGAAGATGTCTGACATAGACATTGTGTCCTTGTTTGAGGGTTGAACAAGAAATCTCTCGAAATCTTCATTAGGTACATTCTCTTTTCCGTCAGTATTGGCTTTTGTAAAATGGAAACTATTGTACTTTTTCACTGAACTGTCAAGCACGGGATAGAACTGCATACTATCAGCAGAATTTTCGTCCTTGAATCCACTATCAACTCTCATCCAATGGACATTAGATATTTCTTTCAATGCACCTTTGGCAGTGTTTAATTGCGACGTATTAGTCACGGTCAATTCTGACGGTTTTATGGCACTTTCATAATAACTAGATGCGTTTGCGTAGAACGTGTTCTCATTGAAACCACTATCAACTCTCTTAAAGCTAGTTGAGCAATCAGCTCCAACCTTAGTCGCGTTGTTggtcaaatcaaatttatacGCATTTTCAGTCAAAAACTTGAGATCAACTTTGTTAAAATCTATCTTCTTGTCCTCCAAGCCGAGCGGGTTGTCGCTATTATCTAAACTACTGTCCAATGACATCTGCAATGGGCTCAGTGGCATTGGCACGCGAATTTTGCTGATTTCATGCGAAAGCACATTGCTCTTACATTTTCCCTTAATAGGTGTGTCATCCAATATATTCACAGTCTGAATTTTAGTAGATGATCGTAAATCTGTTAGTCGCTCTTTAGACGAAACAACATCAACGAGATGGTGTATGCTTGTTTCTTCTACAATCGACCATGTCGCTTGGGCGTCTGGTTGCAAACTGGATTCCGAATCTGCTGGTGAAAATTAGGTATGTTAATGGCTGAATAAAAAGTTAGTAGTGCAAATGACAGATTGCCTAAATGAAGTCTTATGCacacttaaaatgaaaatatattcaattggTTCAATAAATTCTTTGGTATATTTAATAAGCCTTTAAATTAATGATGCATAAACAAttctacaaataataaatattaacaaaaattatggAAATTATTGACTCAAAtcgaatttttaaatacaatgggTGAAGTGACTCAAAACCAACCTTGCGATTGATCTTGTGTCGACCCATCAATGCTCATGTCCATGCTGAAATCAAGTTTTTGCACAGACCGACTGCGATGTAGATTCGACAAACTAAGACTGCGTTTCTCTGAAAAAGAGAATGATCCTTTTCTGCTTCTTTGTGGAGACTCTTTTAGAGATGCACTTCTCTTTATCTTGTTCGGTGTTAGCTTACAGAGACATGGACCTTTCTTATTCGCCTTTGGTACAGAGACACAATCAAGACATGTAGCCATTGATTCAGACTCAGGTGAGGTAAAGTTGTTcttctaaaacaatatacatatacattaatatgttataagtGACAATAATAACTAGAAAGCATCTGACGGTAAGTAGTGTGGCATCCATATGGAGTCAGAAATATGGACAGAAGACAAATGACTACCTCTCGCAAGTGTGGCACAATTATGCAGGTCTGCTTATACCTGGTCCTCTTAAAGCTTCTATCTTTTACAAACGTTTATGTGATCCACTATGGTGGACTTTATACATTGTGTATAGTGATTGCTATAACacagatacaaatatcctatgAGCATAATTAGtgaaaattgctttactaaCCTCTTCATCACTGGAAGCTGCTTTGGTAACTGGTGAAATTGAAGCAGAGGCCAAAAGACGACGACGTAGCCGATCGCTGATCATTCCGTATAGgtgttctaaattcaataggACTAAAGCATGGCTCCCCA includes:
- the LOC115441069 gene encoding LOW QUALITY PROTEIN: protein aurora borealis (The sequence of the model RefSeq protein was modified relative to this genomic sequence to represent the inferred CDS: deleted 1 base in 1 codon); the protein is MCDKNEKHKSTPPATNRKIRNPFDKHLIDKLHKPICSPGMCKIYKKKSSGSFRWDIDQACTLVPEDIVACNSQFEPSPDPALERIAEEATDKFFSQEMVMPSPLESSKKIKPLLQTSSESCVQISSITSEEVVLTREVSAQTVLTLPPELPPEVEKILQSFCTFTQDQNISGEYEITANGSLRRKLFFEEHSDMDHYDSEQTDDEIHVEQRPPSSYESHTPVAFSPDLSQNLVAKGMKRTFGTPLKKGLPATTKPCYRNKILDVVDFGEPCFSPIEFRTPIRNDQRSATSSSLASASISPVTKAASSDEEKNNFTSPESESMATCLDCVSVPKANKKGPCLCKLTPNKIKRSASLKESPQRSRKGSFSFSEKRSLSLSNLHRSRSVQKLDFSMDMSIDGSTQDQSQADSESSLQPDAQATWSIVEETSIHHLVDVVSSKERLTDLRSSTKIQTVNILDDTPIKGKCKSNVLSHEISKIRVPMPLSPLQMSLDSSLDNSDNPLGLEDKKIDFNKVDLKFLTENAYKFDLTNNATKVGADCSTSFKRVDSGFNENTFYANASSYYESAIKPSELTVTNTSQLNTAKGALKEISNVHWMRVDSGFKDENSADSMQFYPVLDSSVKKYNSFHFTKANTDGKENVPNEDFERFLVQPSNKDTMSMSDIFTDDMTFNCNFSSTPSKNKSRRVHS